AAATACAGGCTGCACACACAGACCAGTTTAGAGCAGAATTTAGAGCAGAATTAAGACATAAGGGGAATTAGCCATTGGCTTTGTGGCTGCTACATCACCTCATGTTTTTATTGGATCTGAATGCTTTTCTAAGAGATCTAGCACAGCCCAGATATGTCTTGTGAGCTTTGATACTGGAGCTTTGATACTGACATCGGGAGATAAAATTATCTGGCTTGTCCTGTGCAGATCAGACTAGACAGTTCCTTCTGGCTCGTAAAAGAatccatatgcatatatatatataggaacTGGCATAACGAGACCCCAGTTTCAGTCACGGCCTTCAGACACAACTATTTTACAAATAAGAAATATACAGTGTTAACCCTGGGTTTGGTGGGAATATACCTTTTTGGAAATATTTGGATAAGGATCTTTCTTCATCCTTTTGGCTTAGATGATGTGCCTGGTTAGCAAACACAGACATCttcacaggagattcagttctggTTTAGTCACGTAGCAGGGTGTCTTCCTCCAGCACCACAGCACTAAGAAGAGTCTGGAGAAAATACAATAGTATAGACCTTTTGCTGGATAAAGCCTGAATCAACAGACCCAGCTGCCACTACATGTTTTGGGCTGGAGGTATTTTGTGTAGCTTATCTGTATTATGGGTACAGTGAAAGCTTTTCTAATTAGTCTTCTGGAAGATGAAATGGCTACAATGACACTGGCAAGTGCCATTCTCAGCCTGCTCACACAGGACTGAAATGGCTCATTAAGTCATCTGCAATCACTGGTGGGGCCCTAAAGCCTGGAATACTTGATACACTGTCGTACAGCAATTTTCTCATGTGAAGAGAAGCACGAACAGTCAGGCACCTCTTCCCCCTTTCTGCcaaatgagctttttttcttttttttctttttttttttttaaccgttCCCTTAGAAACAGTCAGCTCGGCCCTTTCACCCCTGCTTCTCCTCTCCGTGCCATACAGCACTGCCATTCTCTGCTGCTCCCCATGGTCTCCCTCCCTGCTCACACTAAACGAGCACGGCCCAGGCTTGCAGAGCCCTTTGGTAGCGTGCCACAGGAGGGAACGGAGGTGCTTATGGCAGACATGCTGCAGCAAGGGAGGTGGCACGTGAACCTCCACACCGTGACCTCAGTTGACAATTACACGGTTGTCACTGACAAGCCGTGGCTGTGCCCCTGTGTTTGGACCCCCCCCACCTGCTCACCCGAGGGAGCTGTCAGGCTTCAGAGGCTTCAAAACGCCTGCCTGGTTCAGCTTCTCATCGCATTCACGCAAAGAAAATGTTAACCCCAGCCTACTTCCAGCTCCAGACTGAACTCCCAGTTTCACGAGAgcatttcataaaatgaaatcaCCCTGTTTGCTGGAAATGCATCAGCTCTTACTGTCAGTTCCAGCAGCTTCTAGCCAATTTATTTCCCAGAGCTTAGAAAAGTTGGAAAGGACTGAAGCAATGGATAGGAACATGAACCTCTCCATACCAGATTTTCTGTGTTGGAAAAGATTACATGATCTACAGAGACATGTGAACCAGGGAAAAGGTTCAGAGCACATCTGTGATTGAAATAAACTCAAAGAAGTTCAGTCTGTGTCTGAGCTGTGCCAGTTCTTCTAAACTCGGGTCTCCAAAACACAGATTGGGATTTGGAAGATAACTGCTACATGAATTCACACTATTTGTCCTGTCAGACCAGGGTTCTTACTGGCAATGGCTGGCACCAGCTCTCTGCTGAGAAGGTCCAAGAAACCCTCCTGCACACTAATCAGGGATAACTTGCTCCAAGCGCAAGCTTCCTCCTGATCCTGACAAAGGGTGTgagtttaaattacatttcatgaAAATGCATTGCCCtgcaaagttcttttttttttttaacggaaAAGGTCTTTACTAAAACTCTAGggtcttctcctcctccacaaGAATGTCAAATACCATTCTGATCTTGCTAAGTTTCTGCTAGGCCTCAGGAAAAGACTCAGGCAAAGACATCTGCAGCCTTGCTCTAAGGACAGCCTTGCATTTGATAACTGGCCTTCTGGATGCCTTTTTGTGCCTCAAGCGGGATGCTTGTATTTACAAAGATTAGGAACCTCGAAACCTTTTCATTCTCACCTCCactttggctgctgcttctgtaatGCATTAAGCCTCCTGTTCTCTGGAGAAACTATCCATGGGTTCCTTTCTTTGTTCACACTGGGAACAAAAATTCGTGGTGGGGTACGTCCTGTAGAAGCTAATATTCAGTAGGTTTGGTTGTGTGGAGGACACCTCTGCAGGGATCAGATGGTCAATCCCGTATCTCTTTGTAGTCCTTATCCACTGTGGAAAAACGTATGAGGTGAATTTCAGGAGGCTTTGGCTTCCTGTCATCCCATAAATACTCTGGAGAAAGCACCTTGGAGGGTTTGTGGGAGAGGAAGTGCCTGTTGAGATGACTTTCTTCCTGCCAGGCTGCCATGATCCCATTGGCTTTGTCCGTCAGGATGGTCATGTGGCAAGTCTTGGTGAACTCATAGACTTTCTTGACCAGCCCTCCAAACACGGCTCCTCCATAGTAGAAGTCCCCTTCTCCATCAGGGATGTGGGCTGCTGAAGAGCTCCTCCTCTCATAAGGGAACTGGCTTCGAGGAACATTGAAATAGCCGGGGTGTAGGGCTGCTACTATGTCCCCCAGGGTCTCAGGCCCCCAGGCATTGTAGAACACCATGTCAATGTCCAGGCAGAAGAGGTAGTCCACCTCCCCATGGCTCGTCTCTGCTATGTGCTTGTTTATGGCCTCCATCCTGCGCATGGAGATCTCTTGCCAGCTGGGGTATTTCTTGATGGGGACAATGACAAGTCTTCGTCCAGGTTGCAGCCGGACAGTGGGGATTGTCTCGGGGTTGTCAGTGAAGATGTAATAGTTCACCCGATAGCCCTTCATGAAATGCTTCTCTGCTGACTCCAAGAAGCGGCCCACAAACCTCGTGTACCTGTGAGACAAGGGGATGCATGGTGGATTATCAAGGGTACTTGAACAAATGGAAGAAGACAACGGATGAAGAGTGTTGACTGGCTAGTGCTGCAAGGATCCATACTACACATGCAACAGGCAAAGCAGAGGGGAGGACAAGGAAGTGGATTGTCCTTGCTTTGACCAACCAACCACCTATCTACAGCTCTAATTCCCAAGGCACATGCTAGTTCTTCAAAAGCACTGACCATGCTTCAGGTACCGAGCCTGTTATCTTGTAGGCTTGTATGAGTGCGAGCACAACACATGGGCATAAAAGTTTACTACAGATTGGGACAGATTTCAGCTCTGCTGAGGACAAGGAAAGCCAAAGTGATCTTTCCACCAAGGAATTACACAGTACATCAGCCCAAGAACCGTGCCCGCCGAGTGGTTCACTCACTTTCCGATGGCAAAGGCCGTCACCCCTACGGTGAGGTTCAGTGGCCTGTAGGCGCTGTCTAGGATCTCAGCATTGAAGGTTCCTTCCCAGACGATGGGGGCCAGCCATGGCGTGACTGTCAGCACGTCCTGACgcctgaaggaaaagaaaaggaatgttaATGAATTGTTTCTTTTGGTTTCAAGGCCAGTAAATGGGAAAGAAACACGAAAAAGGCAGCTAGAGGAAGAATGTGTGTATCAGCATTAACTCATTAGGGATGGTAttatcttcagatttttttccttgccctCTTGTTTAAGGCTACTGAGCATGGACATTTCAGTTCCTGGGATGAAATTAAGCATTGTTTAACGAATTGGCAAAAACCCAAGGATCTACTAAAATCTCATTTAAGCTCACAGGACTTTTCTGCTGAGGAGAGTTTAATGGCCACTGAACTCACAGAATGAGAAGCTGTGCATATTTGCTATCGGTCTGATGCAGATTGCTACATACAGATTAAAACACAAGTAATAATATGAAAATTACTATAAAAATATACCCCATTGCTGTGTTATTAAAACACAGCTTGCGGcatgacagtttatttttccagtatttatATATAGCTTTAACACATTCAGATATAATTTAGAATTCTGTATGTGAGCCAGCATTCAAATGTGTAACAAAGTTATAGAAAATCCTTAATCTGCTGTGTGGGTAGTGGAAATATTGCATATACATGCAGCAGAGTCTGATCATGCGCTATTACAGCTATGTGATGCTGTTTCaactttcttctttgttttcagggtttcTTTCTTACcttcttgattttaaaacaagatGTCATTCATGACGTGTAATTTACCCTAGGTCTGCTCACATCTGCCCCAGACCGGGATCTGTACCCTCTGCTAATGAGATCTGTCACGCACGGCACACGGCCGCGCTCGCAGGCTGAAGCAGTCTCCCATCTGACAGGCTCCCAAGGCAGTAACAGCACAAGAACCAAACCAAGGGACCTGTGGGGAGCCGTTTGGTGGCGAGGCAGCAGTTCGCCTTCAATCCACATCTAATCCCTTCACTCTGAGTGGGTGTGAGAATAACAATTTCACTCCCTCCTATAGTAATGcatatgattaaaaaattaaattatacagGAAGAATTATTTGGTTTGTAGAAAATGTACTAACTGATCAGTTCTCTTTCTGGGTTAATTATCAGGTTTTGgatgaggagagagaagaggaaatctgcaagtttgcttgtttgcttctcTAAGCAGGGctctttttcatttcactttaaaGGGCTGTACTGGCTTTCCCAGTGACTCATTTCCATGGTATGCATCCTCTCGGTAGTGAACTCCCTTCAGAAGACACAGAGCACTGAAGGCTACAAAATTCTCTCCTCATTTAGTCCACTCTGTACTAACTGATGTCGCACATTGATTTATTCCAATATGGAAGAGAGAAATATTCAGGTCTGTCACGTCCTGTTGAAACAACAGGGGGGGAAACCAGATACGTACCAACGGGTGTGTTTATTAACATGCAAAAGAATGGTGGCTCTTGCAGGTGAACTGCTAGAGATAAGTCAGGTCACAGGACCAAAGGAGGCTGCTAACAAACACGAGCTGAcaagaagtgttcactttgctgctgctgtgcctgttTAAACTCCCTGGTTTGACTGCTTCTCACAGAGCCTTGTCTGAGTGAGTGCCTGCAGCTTGTTCCAGCATAAGATCCAGCAGGTCAGCTGAAACCACTGCTGAAGGTCATACAAGACACCTGCTTGATTTTGCCCTGAAACAGATTCAAAGCTCTCCCACAGCTGATTACAGCTACAACACAGTTCCAGAAGCTATTTCTCTCTGTCTTCCAGCTATTATAGATCTCCCACCTCAAAAAGAGTTCCTGGCAGCAGCTGTGTAGGCCTGTTGTGCGTGTGTGCTAATGTATTAAGTGGGAATTTATGGTAGGTATGTTACCAAGAACACAGTGACTAAACCCAACCTCGTACAGCACAGGCAGCTGTAGACGTTCCCACACGGTTTGGCTTCTCGGGGAATGGAGGCGCCGGTCAGTGTGTACCAGGACGTCGAAACTGTGAGTGCCACAGAGCACCCAACCCGAAGTCAGCAGAAACAAATGACGAAGTTCAAACAAAGCAACTTACTTTGGAGCCAGCACTCTTGGCTGCTgataaaataatctgtaaaaaggaagaaatatccaCTGAATTATAGATACATGAATATTCCTGGAAGAGAGAAACAGCAGTTTAAAGGTCAGGAAATAAGAAGCCAGTACTTACCGGGGGAAAAGCTGGATTAGCTTCTCTTCTGTATATTGGAGTTTCATGGAGctgtgggatggggtgggaaaAGAAAGGGATTGTAATGCTTTTCCTAAAATACAAACCAGGTTCAGCTTCAGGACCTGCTGCTGTACTGACAGCTGTCCAAGTCCTCGCCTCGGTTGCTGTGCACACTGTGCCTGGTACAGAGAGTTAGACACTGCACGTACACTCAGGGGCTGTCAGACGAGTAACAGCTTTGAAACAGAGCACACAACAgaacagggacagagagatgGTGGCAGCTCTCCAAGTCTGTGGCTAAATCAGTTTAGGGGTCAAAATCTAGGGAAGCACATGCTTATTGGGGACTGACAGTTTTGGTCATTTACGTGCTCCATTCCCTGCGTAACTGTTCCTGTTCACGGGGAGGGCTGAACTACCTGAAATATATCACACTTTAAACAGCATTCAGAGGAATAACCATCTTACTAGACACAATGTTTTGCAGTAGCTTGAAATAATCAGAAATGCCTCTATAAGAGATCACCTTTTCTGTTTGCACGTTTTGTTTTTACAAGATCAGCAGGTCATGATAAAGGATGGGAAAAGCTGTAGCTTGTCATGTTACAGCTATGGCCCAACATGGCAGGGAAATTACTTAGGC
This is a stretch of genomic DNA from Strix uralensis isolate ZFMK-TIS-50842 chromosome 21, bStrUra1, whole genome shotgun sequence. It encodes these proteins:
- the LOC141952905 gene encoding globoside alpha-1,3-N-acetylgalactosaminyltransferase 1, whose amino-acid sequence is MISRKVVGSLVCLFVVTAFIWITAGNGKVHYLPYYLPCPEIFSMKLQYTEEKLIQLFPRLFYQQPRVLAPKRQDVLTVTPWLAPIVWEGTFNAEILDSAYRPLNLTVGVTAFAIGKYTRFVGRFLESAEKHFMKGYRVNYYIFTDNPETIPTVRLQPGRRLVIVPIKKYPSWQEISMRRMEAINKHIAETSHGEVDYLFCLDIDMVFYNAWGPETLGDIVAALHPGYFNVPRSQFPYERRSSSAAHIPDGEGDFYYGGAVFGGLVKKVYEFTKTCHMTILTDKANGIMAAWQEESHLNRHFLSHKPSKVLSPEYLWDDRKPKPPEIHLIRFSTVDKDYKEIRD